The genome window GGTACCTGACGTTCATGGAGCGGCCGATGGTGACCCGGGCCATGACTCCGTCACGGCACGCGGGGATCGGGGTCTCGTACGAGCGCCCCTACCTCTTCGCGGCCGGCGGGGTGCACTTCCAGGACGTGGGAGGATGGGAGGAGGTCCAGAACCGGAAGGACTACAACGCCGACATCGGGGTCAGCGAGGGATACTCCTTCACCGCGAAGGTGGTTGGGATCCCGTTCTACCACGAGACGGACCGGGGCGTCCACCTCGGTATCGCCGGATCCTACCGGACTCCCAAGACCCACGACCGGGTCGGAACGGTTCGCCACGACACGCGTGGGATCTCGAACATCAACCGGAAGAAGTACCTCGACACGGACCGGATGACGGACGTGGACCACTCGATCCTGGCCGGGTTCGAGGCTGCAGGTTATCTGCGCGGGATGCGAGTTCAGGGCGAGTACAACCTCTCGGACGTCCACCTGAACGGAGACCGGCCGACTGAGCACTTCCGGGGCTTCTACCTGTTCGCGAGCCGCATGCTCTTCGGGGGGAGCTACCAGTACAACCGGAGCGACGCCGAATTCACCCAACCGAACCTCGGCCGCTCCTGGGGCGACGTCGAGCTCGCGCTCCGCTACGAGTACCTCGACTTCAACAGCCGGATGGACGGCGTCATGGGCGGGGAGGGGGAGGGAATCACCGTCGGCGTGAACTTCTACGCGAACAACAACGTGAAGCTGAGCGCGAATTACGGGTGGATGAACCACGACCGCTACGCGGGCGCGCGCGGGGACCTCTTCGTCGGCACTGACGAGGACGGCAATCTGACGAGGGACCCCGGGCTCGTCGTGGAGCCCGAGGGCGAGGCGGGCGAAGACTTCAGCGTGTTCGCGCTGCGCGCGCAGGTCACGTTCTGACGTATCCGGGGCCATCCAAACGGAGAGTTGATCATGAAAGAGTTGAGAAAGGTCGCGATGCTCGGGGTCTTGGGGCTTACCCTGGCCGGGTGTGTGGAGGATCCGTTGGCTCCCCCCCCACCCCCCTCGGAGTCCGAGCTGATCCATTACTGGCACTTCAATAATCTCCCGGCAGGGGAACTCACGGCGGTCGCCGCGGATTTCAGTGCCCTCGGAGGCGCGGCGATCACCTATCCGGGAACGGGGGCCGGATACATGGACAACGTGGACCCCGGATCCGGCGTGAACTCGCGCCAGGGACAGCTCCCCGGGCTCGGCCTACGCCCCCGGAATCCCGCGAACACGAGGGAGCTCATCATCACGGCCCCCTCGACCGGGTACGAGGACATCGTCGTGGCCTTCGCTGTGCAAAGGTCCTCGAGCGGGGCGGCGCAGGAGGAGTTTTCTTACTCGACGAATGGGGGGACGACCTGGACGATCGTGGGCGCCGCCTACGACATCGGGCTCGACTTTGCGGTGGTGACCTTCGATCTCTCGGAGGTGGCCGCAGTGCAGAACAATGCGAATCTCCGCTTCCGGATCCGTTTTGTCGGGGAGCAGGCGGGCGGCTCCTCGGGGAACAACCGCTTCGACAACTTCACCGTGGATGGAGTCCCGCTCTGATGAAGCGGAATGGACCGGCGGAGCGCGGGAGGTGACTCCGGAAGGGCTTCAGGTCGGGGCCGAGTCGAGCCCGCGCTTCGAGCTCCGCTCTTTCGGGCAGGATTTCGACCGGATCCACCATCGCATGGCGCGCCTCTCCGTGCCGGTACCCGAGGATCTCTGGGAGCGGCGGTCCGAGGAGATATACGTCGTTTCCAGGGCGAGCGACGTCTTCGGCGTGAAGATCCGCGGCGGGAAGCTGGACGTGAAGGAGTGGGTGCGGACCGTGGACGGGTTCGAGCAGTGGGCACCCCGCCTGAAGGTCGCCTTCCCTCTTCCCGCCGTGCTCCTCCAGGAGAAGCTCTTCCCCGCCCTCCAGACGGCTCCCCCCGATCTCCCGGCGGGAGGGTGTGACCTCGAGGACTTCCTGAGGCGAGTCCGGAGCCACCCGGAGCTCCAGGTGGTGCGTGTGAAAAAGCGTCGCTTCGGCTACCTGGTGCATGGGACGATCTGCGAATACGTCGTTGTCTTAATCAACGGGGCGCGGGTCGTGACGGTGGGCGCCGAGTCCACGGAAATCCCCGATTTGCACCGGACTCTCACCGACACGGGGATGGCAGGTCTCGAGAACATCAACTATCTCCAGGCGATCAAGCGGGTGATCGGAATGATCGATCGGCCGCTCGCGAACGAGTGAGGGAGGAGAAGCGAGCCGTGGCGCAAGAGATTGAACGGAAGTTTCTCGTGACCGGACCCTTCCACGGCGAGGCCCGCACGAAGACGCGCATCGTCCAAGGGTACCTCTCTTCCGTCCCCGCGCGAGCGGTACGCGTGCGGATCCAGGGGGAACAGGGAGCACTCACGATCAAGGGGATCGGAAGCGCCTCGGGAGCGAGCCGCTACGAGTGGGAGAAGGAGATCCCCCTGGAGGAGGCGGAGGGGCTCCTCGCACTGTGCGAGCCGGGAAAGATCGAGAAGATCCGCTACCTCGTCCCGGTGGGCGACCACACCTTCGAGGTGGACGAATTCCACGGCGAGAACGCAGGTCTCGTGATCGCCGAGCTGGAGTTGGAGTCCGAGGAGGAGCCCTTCGCCCGGCCGGGCTGGCTGGGAAAGGAGGTCACGGGAGAAGCGCGGTACTACAATGCCATGCTGATGAAGCACCCTTACACCCGGTGGAAGGAGGAGCCGGCGTGAACCCGGGCGCTCCGCCCCTTCCCGGCACGAGCCGGATCCCGCGAAGCGACCCCGCCGCCGCCGGAGGGGACCCCAGCGATCCGCTCGACATGCGGAACTACCGGATCGAGCAGCTGCCGGTCCGGAAGCGAAGCCGCGTCGAGGCGCAGCTGGCCCGGATCGGAGTGCCACTGGCTCTTCTGATCTTCGTGGTGCTCGCTTTTCTGGTGGACATCCCCTTCCTCCAGGACGTGGATCCGGAGGGTCTCGTCTCGGACGTCGCGCGGGCGGAGTTCGAGGCTCGGGGAAGCGAGGTGTTCAGCCGGAACAATGCATACATGCTGGCCATCTTCCTGGCTTCGCTCGTCTTGTGGTCCACGGTTGCCCTCCCGAACTACCTGATCAGCCTCATGGTGATCAGCGCCCTCGTCCTCACAGGGGTACTCGGAGAGAGTGTCGCCTATGCGCAGCTCGGCCACCCCGTGATGTGGCTGAACATCATGTCCTTCGTCCTTGCAAGCATGCTCGTGGCGACGGGGCTCGCGAAGCGTATCGCTCTCTTCCTTCTCCTCCGGTTCGGGCATACCGCTTCGACGATCTTCCTCGTTTTCATCGTTCTCAATCTGGCGCTGTCCGCGTTCGTTTCAGCGACGACGGCAAAGGCCGCGATCCTCCTCCCGCTCTTCATGGTGATCGCAGCGATCTACGGAGCGCGTGAGGGAGAAGAGAAATCGAACTTCGGGCGGAGCATCGTTCTCCAAAACCTCCTCTGTATCAACGTTGGGGCCGGAGCATTCGTCACGGGATCGGGGGCCAACCTTCTCGCCGCCGCCCTCATCGGTGGGGCGATCGGGGGGTCCATTTATTTTGCCGACTGGATGATGGCGATGTTCCCAATCATGACGGGGCTCATGCTCGTGGGATACCTCCTCGCGATGCGAGTCTTCTTCCCTCTCGCCCCCGAAGAGCGGATCCCCCGGATCGAAGGAGGGATGGAGCGCCTCCGGGACGAGTATCGGTCCCTCGGGCCGATCAGCGGGAAAGAGATCCGGACTGCGGTCCTCTTCCTCGCGATCCTCGGGCTCTGGGCCACTGACCGCATTCATGGGGTGAGCGCCACCGCCGTCGCTTTCCTCGGTGCGATCGTGGCGCTACTACCCCGCGTCGGGATCGTCGAGTGGAACGACATCGACATTCCCTGGCATCTCATGCTCTTTTCGGCGGGAGCGTATACCCTGGGAGCCGGCCTCGACGCGACCGACCTCCCCTCGATCACGGTCAACGCCTTTTTCGATCAGATGGGAATCGGGGCAGAGACGCCCTTCTGGGTCCTCTACCTCCTTCTGACCGGAGTGATGGTCTTCAGCGCGCTCGTTTTCCAGTCGAAAACGATGAGGGCGCTCATCTTCATCCCGATCGCGATCGGGGTCGCGGGACGATTCGGCTTCCCCGTCGTGAGCCTCGCCCTCCCCACGGCCTTCATGATCGAGCACGTGTACGTGCTTCCCTTCAACAGCAAGCCCGCCGCGCTCCTCTACGAGACGGACCGCTATTCCCTTTCCGACGCCTTTCGCTTTGGCATCACGATGATGATCATCGCATGGATCGTGAACATCCTCGCGGGGGAAACCTGGTTCCGATTCCTCGGAATCACGCCGGACGGGGTCTTCGGACTCTTCTGACGATCGCCTCCACGGCGGGACGCCAAGATGGAGTGAACGGCCCGTGACCTTACTCTTCAAGCAAAGTCGAGAGCTCGAGGCTCAGATCGACGACTACCTGGATCTGATCGGGCAGGGCGGATTGTTATTCCAGGAAGGGCTGCGCCTTTACCTCAAAGATCGTGAGGCTGAGTTCGAGGAGCGCCTCGCGGAGCTTCGGGTCACCGAGCGGAACGGCGACGAGCTTCGGCGCGGGATCGAGAGCAAACTCTACCTTCACACCCTGATTCCGGAGTCTCGAGGGGATGTTCTCGGGCTCCTCGAGGCGGCGGACAAGGTCCTGAACGCCCTCACCGGAACCCTTCTCCGCTTCGCCGTCGAGGAACCCGAGCTACTCGACGACCTCGATCCCTACTTCGAGGATCTCGCCGGACACGCAGTGGCCACCGCCGACTGCATGGTTCGAGGGTGCCGGGCCTACTTCCGCGACCTGGCGGCGGTCCGCGATCACATCAGCAAGGCGCAGTTCCATCGGGACGAGGCGAACCGGATCGCGGAAACCTGCACCCGGGCGGTCTTTCGCCGGGACCTTCGGCTCAGCCACAAGAATCAGATTCGAGCCCTCGTTTCGCATATCGAAGGAATCGCTGACGAGGCGGAAGACGTCTGCGATCGGCTCGCCATCGCCGCGATCAAACGGCATGTCTGAGGGGCGCGAGCAGCCTGCATGATCTGGCTCTTCCTCCTCAGCGGACTCTTCCTGGGATGGTCGCTCGGAGCGAACGACGCGGCGAATATCTTCGGAACGGCAGTTGGCACGCGGATGGTGAAATTTCGCGTCGCCGCCGTCATCGCGAGCGGGGCCGTGATCGTGGGAGCCGTGGTCGGTGGATCGGGCACGACCGCGACGCTGGGGGCGCTCGGCGCGGTGGACGCTCCGGCCGGCGCCTTCACCGTCGCCCTCGCCGCGGGGCTCGCGGTCACCTGGATGAGCCGGGCCGGTCTCCCGGTCTCCACCTCCCAGGCGATCGTTGGGGCGATCGTCGGCTGGAACCTCTTCGCGGGCGCCCCGACCGACTTCGCCCTCCTCGCGCAGATCGTCTCGACCTGGGTCGTATCACCCATTCTGGCGGCGGCGCTCGCCGCGGTCCTTTACCTCCTGGTCCACAGAGCCCTTCGGCATAGCCGCATCCACATGCTCGAATTGGACGCATACACGCGGCTCGGACTCATTCTCGTCGGAGCCTTCGGGGCATATAGTCTCGGCGCGAACAATATCGGAAATGTCATGGGAGTCTTCGCCTCCGCCGCGCCCTTCGCCCCGATCCCGGTCGCCGGCGGATTCGAGTTGAGTGGGGTGCAGCAGCTCTTCCTCCTCGGAGGGGTGGCGATCTCCGTCGGAATCTTCACCAACTCGTTCAAGGTCATGAGCACCGTCGGTAGCCAGATCTTCAAGCTCACACCGATCCTCGCGCTGGTGGTGGTGCTGGCCCACTCCCTCGTTCTCTTTCTCTTCGCCTCAACCGGACTGCGGGGACTCCTCGTCGGCCTCGGGCTTCCGGCACTCCCGCTCGTTCCCGTCTCGAGCACACAGGCGATCGTCGGCGCGATCCTGGGCGTGGCGCTCGTGCGGGGGAG of Gemmatimonadota bacterium contains these proteins:
- a CDS encoding TonB-dependent receptor; this translates as MRHLRALLAAVLLTAVAMPVVAQARSVTGTVRSITDGAPVADVNVRLRGSAATVQTNAAGAFSISVPAVSTDILLLTHPEYELAEVELLGRTSVEVILVSSVRFNQYGVQVPRTPLDAEARDGILVFESQDGAYRLWFDMRVQMDGAFFLGSHLNPIGNGVEMRRARIGIKSIFARDWYGEVDMDFADSRADLKDAYLMYTGFEGFSIRAGNFKEVFSLETNTTSRYLTFMERPMVTRAMTPSRHAGIGVSYERPYLFAAGGVHFQDVGGWEEVQNRKDYNADIGVSEGYSFTAKVVGIPFYHETDRGVHLGIAGSYRTPKTHDRVGTVRHDTRGISNINRKKYLDTDRMTDVDHSILAGFEAAGYLRGMRVQGEYNLSDVHLNGDRPTEHFRGFYLFASRMLFGGSYQYNRSDAEFTQPNLGRSWGDVELALRYEYLDFNSRMDGVMGGEGEGITVGVNFYANNNVKLSANYGWMNHDRYAGARGDLFVGTDEDGNLTRDPGLVVEPEGEAGEDFSVFALRAQVTF
- a CDS encoding CYTH domain-containing protein produces the protein MAQEIERKFLVTGPFHGEARTKTRIVQGYLSSVPARAVRVRIQGEQGALTIKGIGSASGASRYEWEKEIPLEEAEGLLALCEPGKIEKIRYLVPVGDHTFEVDEFHGENAGLVIAELELESEEEPFARPGWLGKEVTGEARYYNAMLMKHPYTRWKEEPA
- a CDS encoding DASS family sodium-coupled anion symporter codes for the protein MNPGAPPLPGTSRIPRSDPAAAGGDPSDPLDMRNYRIEQLPVRKRSRVEAQLARIGVPLALLIFVVLAFLVDIPFLQDVDPEGLVSDVARAEFEARGSEVFSRNNAYMLAIFLASLVLWSTVALPNYLISLMVISALVLTGVLGESVAYAQLGHPVMWLNIMSFVLASMLVATGLAKRIALFLLLRFGHTASTIFLVFIVLNLALSAFVSATTAKAAILLPLFMVIAAIYGAREGEEKSNFGRSIVLQNLLCINVGAGAFVTGSGANLLAAALIGGAIGGSIYFADWMMAMFPIMTGLMLVGYLLAMRVFFPLAPEERIPRIEGGMERLRDEYRSLGPISGKEIRTAVLFLAILGLWATDRIHGVSATAVAFLGAIVALLPRVGIVEWNDIDIPWHLMLFSAGAYTLGAGLDATDLPSITVNAFFDQMGIGAETPFWVLYLLLTGVMVFSALVFQSKTMRALIFIPIAIGVAGRFGFPVVSLALPTAFMIEHVYVLPFNSKPAALLYETDRYSLSDAFRFGITMMIIAWIVNILAGETWFRFLGITPDGVFGLF
- a CDS encoding DUF47 family protein, with product MTLLFKQSRELEAQIDDYLDLIGQGGLLFQEGLRLYLKDREAEFEERLAELRVTERNGDELRRGIESKLYLHTLIPESRGDVLGLLEAADKVLNALTGTLLRFAVEEPELLDDLDPYFEDLAGHAVATADCMVRGCRAYFRDLAAVRDHISKAQFHRDEANRIAETCTRAVFRRDLRLSHKNQIRALVSHIEGIADEAEDVCDRLAIAAIKRHV
- a CDS encoding inorganic phosphate transporter, yielding MIWLFLLSGLFLGWSLGANDAANIFGTAVGTRMVKFRVAAVIASGAVIVGAVVGGSGTTATLGALGAVDAPAGAFTVALAAGLAVTWMSRAGLPVSTSQAIVGAIVGWNLFAGAPTDFALLAQIVSTWVVSPILAAALAAVLYLLVHRALRHSRIHMLELDAYTRLGLILVGAFGAYSLGANNIGNVMGVFASAAPFAPIPVAGGFELSGVQQLFLLGGVAISVGIFTNSFKVMSTVGSQIFKLTPILALVVVLAHSLVLFLFASTGLRGLLVGLGLPALPLVPVSSTQAIVGAILGVALVRGSGAAIRYGLLGRVAIGWIVTPVAAGLLSFVALFFVQNVFQLEVVGPAR